From a region of the Mytilus galloprovincialis chromosome 3, xbMytGall1.hap1.1, whole genome shotgun sequence genome:
- the LOC143067668 gene encoding uncharacterized protein LOC143067668 — protein sequence MIYFNDKPVVLKQFAQENIECYLFNCMDGQVIYPLLYFFCNCCTERDMFTAIISLTPASDIWDIFNRKYYTPLCKHNEIYDSVQEKCRKIGCFKGKQLIGEQCEPYLHASLYNRPFGYTFPYRFATTGIREEISHILQNDLMEIFSLQSVICIEPRNKTEDSYYTYTDVFGDKSILESENILINYTYNFLKSSNKNITVTFDYTSHLSKIKTKQSWVCINNSRLLISELLICRHVVFTRNEYKLSKQNHQIVLLNYDVNFQFYKYYIDSEKNLGICIEDFRNMISHFDTHSIVYSAIMITCTLISKLCLLSTLITYCLFPSLRTLPGKIIMSLAFTMLLYHSLYLVLIMAKNVNNAVCQIIGILTHFFLLSSLGCFTACTVHIFKVFGQKRLTSTLKANQNKSLIWLYIASTYVSAAVIVSVNIIVIYIVTAKSTGYGRNGKCFISRLESFVATVLTPLIATFTINIILYTITVYRLFIRTTLHLTLSDTRNNKMEVGIFIKLFVNTGCSWILLLVNFFVNEMHIYTLIAGLNGLQGLYIFIAYICNRRIYRLYKSKLGITDRHSHPSSKTTTTMLSLSRSRIKSSESVQKESSFKTTDNTVSLHKIESTPS from the exons ATGATATATTTCAACGATAAACCAGTTGTGTTGAAACAGTTTGCACAGGAAAACATTGAATGCTATCTATTTAACTGTATGGATGGTCAGGTTATTTATCCgttactgtatttcttttgtaaCTGCTGCACTGAGAGGGACATGTTTACTGCTATAATAAGTTTAACACCCGCGTCTGACATTTGGGACATATTTAATCGCAAATATTACACACCACTTTGCAAACACAACGAAATTTACGATTCTGTTCAG gaaAAATGTCGCAAAATTGGATGTTTCAAAGGAAAGCAGTTAATTGGTGAACAATGTGAACCATATTTGCATGCATCTTTGTATAATCGACCGTTTGGATATACATTTCCATATAGGTTTGCCACAACGGGTATTCGTGAAGAAATTTCACATATTTTACAAAACGATTTGATGGAAATTTTCAGTTTGCAATCCGTTATTTGCATTGAGCCTAGAAATAAAACAGAAGATTCTTACTATACATACACCGATGTTTTTGGAGACAAATCGATTTTAGAGAGCGAAAACATCCTAATAAATTATacttataattttcttaaatcaAGCAATAAGAATATAACAGTTACTTTCGATTATACATCACATCTTTctaaaattaaaaccaaacaatCTTGGGTTTGTATAAATAACAGTCGTCTACTTATATCAGAGTTGTTGATATGCAGACATGTCGTATTTACAAGGAATGAATATAAGTTATCGAAACAAAACCATCAAATTGTATTGCTGAACTACGATGTCAATTTTCAATTCTACAAGTATTATATAGATTCAGAGAAGAATTTGGGAATTTGTATTGAGGATTTTCGAAATATGATCAGCCATTTTGATACACATAGTATTGTTTATTCCGCCATAATGATAACATGCACTTTAATATCTAAACTATGCCTTCTCTCAACATTAATAACATACTGTTTATTTCCCTCACTGAGGACTCTTCCTGGAAAAATCATCATGAGCTTGGCATTTACCATGCTACTGTACCATTCACTGTATTTAGTATTGATAATGGCCAAGAACGTTAACAATGCGGTATGTCAGATAATTGGAATACTTACTCATTTCTTCTTACTATCATCACTTGGTTGTTTTACTGCGTGTACAGTTCATATTTTTAAAGTGTTTGGACAGAAGAGACTAACGTCAACACTAAAGgcaaatcaaaataaatcattgaTCTGGTTGTATATAGCTTCTACTTACGTCTCTGCAGCTGTTATTGTTTCTGTCAACATTATAGTCATATACATTGTAACAGCCAAGTCCACTGGGTATGGACGTAATGGAAAATGTTTCATCTCACGGTTAGAAAGCTTTGTCGCAACAGTGTTGACACCATTAATTGCAACATTTACTATCAATATCATTTTGTATACAATAACAGTGTATAGACTATTCATAAGAACTACTTTGCATTTAACCCTATCTGATACTAGAAACAATAAAATGGAAGTAGGTATTTTCATTAAACTTTTCGTTAATACTGGATGTTCGTGGATATTATTGCTCGTTAATTTCTTCGTTaatgaaatgcatatttataCTTTAATAGCAGGTCTCAATGGATTACAGggactttatatttttatagctTATATCTGTAACAGACGTATTTATCGATTATACAAAAGTAAACTGGGAATTACCGATCGACACTCTCATCCTAGTTCGAAAACTACTACAACTATGCTTTCCCTTTCGCGTTCACGAATTAAGAGCTCAGAAAGTGTACAAAAAGAAAGCTCTTTTAAAACTACAGATAACACCGTCAGTTTACATAAAATTGAAAGTACACCGTCATAG